Proteins encoded in a region of the Spirochaetota bacterium genome:
- a CDS encoding PAS domain-containing protein — protein MNSDCVANIILDSIADVFTIDLDFCITSLNNAVCKILGLQSKDEALGKLCFEIFHATICELSCALRETIQTGKNIVIK, from the coding sequence ATGAACTCAGATTGCGTTGCAAACATTATTTTAGACAGCATTGCTGATGTATTCACTATTGACCTTGATTTTTGTATCACTTCACTAAATAATGCTGTCTGCAAAATTTTAGGGCTGCAAAGCAAAGATGAAGCACTAGGAAAGCTATGTTTTGAAATTTTTCACGCAACTATTTGTGAACTTTCCTGTGCATTACGTGAAACAATACAAACGGGTAAAAACATAGTAATTAAATAA